AGTGGGAGGAGCTTGGGCTAAAGGCAGAGATTTGCGAGCCAAAGGTGCCATTTGTTTGAGACTATGCTGCTACAAATGATCAATAGTGCTACTACAAGCCATAAGCAAAGATTGCTAGATTCTGCTAGGAAGCTAGGCTTTGATACAGGGGGCATTGATGATTTATGCGAGGGTTTAACGCCCTAGAATCCACTTTGAGCAGCGAGTTTTGGGCATTGATAGAGAGCTGTTCACAAAGTGGATTCTAGTCAAATGCCAATGGATTGCCACACTGCAAGCGGTGCTGCCAATGACAGAAAAAGCCTTGCTAGTCAAAGTGGATTCTAGCCCCAAGCCAAAAGCGATCTATCATTTGCGACTTGTGCTACATAGAGATGGCAGCCTAGAATCCACTTTTGCCCCTTACGCCCCGCCACAAGCGATGTGCTGCTGCTTAGTCCTATCACGCTCCAAAGTGCCAGCGATCATCTCTATCATAAAAGCTCTTTGCGCGAAGTGTATGACTCACACAGCCATTTATGGCGGAAAAATCGCTGCTATGATGTGGCGTTTTGCAATGAAAGGGGCGAGCTATGCGAGGGAAGTAGGAGCAATATCGTGCTGCAACAAGGAGGGCGATTCTACACGCCGCCCCTGAGTAGCGGACTGCTTGGTGGCGTGTATCGGCAATTTTTGCTCCAAAAGGGTGCGATAGAAGAGCGCGTGCTGTATGCCAGAGATTTGGAGAGTGCGAGCGCGATTTATTGTATCAACTCTGTGCGCGGGGCTAGGCGAGTGCGACTATGAGCGCGTGCTAATTATTGATAATTATGATTCTTCACTTATACAATCGCGCTGTATTTTAGGGAGCTTGGCTATGCGTGCGAAGTGATCCCAAAGTGCCAAGCGTGGCACACCCTAGTGATTGCCGCTGCTGCGCTTTTCTCATCTAGTGATTTCACCGGGTCCAACTCCCCCAAGGAAGCTAGCTTTAGTGTCCAGGCGATACAGTATATAAAAAACGCACGCCCATTCTAGGGATCTGCCTAGGACATCAGTGTATCGCTTATGCCTTTGGCGGGAGAGATTTCTAGGCTAGAGTCCCCCACCCACGCCAAGCTCCCACGCTACACTACACAAATCGCCTATTTTAGAAAAGCTCAAAAGCATGCCTAAGAATCTGCCTCTATCACTCACTTTTTGTCTCGGCAATGCCCCAAATCCTGCAAGGTCATAGCCTATGACAATAGGGGCGTGATTATGCTATCGCGCATAAAAAGGCTGTCTATTTAGGGATAACATTTCACCCAGAGCTGTGCAAGTCAATTGGGAAGCAGATATTGGCAAAATTTTATGCGCCTAGCGTGATGGTCTTGCGTTTAAGCTATTTAGTCTTGGG
The window above is part of the Helicobacter canis genome. Proteins encoded here:
- a CDS encoding aminotransferase class IV, giving the protein MYDSHSHLWRKNRCYDVAFCNERGELCEGSRSNIVLQQGGRFYTPPLSSGLLGGVYRQFLLQKGAIEERVLYARDLESASAIYCINSVRGARRVRL